In Diaphorobacter ruginosibacter, the genomic stretch AAGCCTGAACGCAACCGACATGGACGAGCGCGTGGAGTGGGCGCTGCGCAAGGCGGCGCTGTGGACCGAAGTGAAGGACAAGCTGCACCAGAGCGGCTCGGGCCTTTCGGGCGGCCAGCAGCAGCGCCTGTGCATTGCGCGCGGCATCGCGATCAAGCCCGAAGTGCTGCTGCTGGACGAACCCTGCTCGGCGCTGGACCCGATCTCCACCGCCAAGGTGGAAGAGCTGATCGCCGAACTGAAGAACGACTACACCGTGGTCATCGTGACCCACAACATGCAGCAGGCCGCACGCTGCAGCGACTACACGGCCTACATGTACCTGGGCGACCTGGTGGAATTCGGCGACACGGAACAAATGTTCTTCAAGCCGCAGCGCAAGGAAACTGAAGACTACATCACCGGCCGTTTCGGCTAATGGACTCCAAGGGGATAACAACATGGTAGATAAGCACCTTTCTTCGCAGTTCGACAGCGAACTGAACAGCGTCTCCTCGCGTGTGATGGAACTCGGCGGTATCGTGGAGTCGCAGATCCGCCAGGCCATCTATGCGCTGTCGCATTTCAGCGTCGAGGCGGCCGACCAGGTGGAAGAGCTGGAAAAGCGCGTGAACTCGATGGAGGTGGAGATCGATCACGAACTCTCTTCCATCATCGCCCGCCGCCAGCCGACGGCGCGCGACCTGCGCCTGCTGATCGCGTTCAGCAAGGCCATCGCCAACCTGGAGCGCATGGGCGACGAAGCCACCCGCATGGCGCGCATGGTCAAGTCCATCATCGAGAGCGGCGCGGCCCGCTCGCTGCCATCGAGCGACCTGCGCGTGGCGGCCGACCTCGCGTCCGGCCTGCTGCGCAAGGCGCTGGATGCGTTCGCTCGCCTGGATACCAAGGCAGCGCTCGACATCCTGAAGGAAGACGATCTGATCGACAAGGAATTCGACGGCTTCGTGCGCAAGCTCATCACCTACATGATGGAAGACCCACGCACCATCTCCGCGAGCCTCGACCTGCTGTTCCTGGCCAAGGCCATCGAGCGCATCGGAGACCACTCCAAGAACGTGGCCGAACTGATCATCTACCTTGTGAAGGGCAAGGACGTGCGTCACACTGCGCTCGACGAGATCGAGTCGACAGTGGCCTGAGAAAGGCGGTGCATCGAATGAAGAAACTACCTCGTGTACTGATCGTCGAAGATGAATCCGCCATCGCCGAACTGGTGGCGGTGAACCTGCGGCACAACGGCTTCCAGCCCATCTGGGCCGAAGATGGCGACTCCGCACAGCGCGAGCTCGATGCCGTGCTGCCCGATGTGATCCTGCTGGACTGGATGCTGCCGGGCCAGAGCGGCCTGCAACTGGCCCGCAAGTGGCGCGCCGATCCGCGTACCAAGCCGATCCCCATCCTGATGCTGACGGCGCGTGGCGACGAGCCCGACAAGGTGGCGGGCCTCGATGCCGGCGCGGACGACTACATCACCAAGCCTTTCTCCACGCAGGAACTGCTCGCACGCATCCGTGCCGTGCTGCGCCGCCGCGCACCTGAACAGGTGAGCGACAGCGTGACCATCGGCGAGCTGACGCTGGACGCCGCGACCTACCGCGTCACGCACCAGGGCCAGGGGCTCAAGGTGGGGCCAACGGAGTTCAAGCTGCTGCACTTCCTGATGAAGCACTCGGAGCGCGTGCACAGCCGCGCGCAGCTGCTGGACAAGGTCTGGGGCGACCATGTGTTCATCGAGGAGCGCACGGTGGACGTGCATGTGAAGCGCCTGCGCGAGGCACTGGGCTCGGCTTCGGTGATGATCGAGACCGTGCGCGGCGCAGGATACCGCCTGACGGCGCAGCCTCCTGCATTGATGCAGGCCTGATCGCAGCCGACCTGGCTGCGGCCATTGGGGTACTTTTCAGGAAACAGGCCGCAGGGCCTGTTTTCCGTTGCGGCCCGTGACACCGGCGGCCGGATTTCCACGGGAAACCGGCTTCGGCGTATAACGGCATCTCTTCTCCCTTTGCGGCAGTTCCCGTGATTGCCGCCACTCACGCGCACCATGCTCTGGCGTTTTATCTTCTTCATCGGTTTTCAGTCCACCGGCGGCTTGCTGGGATGGCTGTACGCAGGGCTGTGGGGCGGCGTCAGCGGCGCCTGCATCGCCACCTGGTGCTGGTTCATATGGGATATCTGGCGTGGCGGCCGCGTGCTGAGGTGGCTGCGCGATGGTGATCCGCGCACGGCACCCGCGCTGCGCGGCATGTGGGGCGAGGCGGCCGATCGCGCAAGGCGGCTGGTACGCCATGGACAGCTTCAGGTGAAGGCAAGCGACGACCGGCTGCACGACATCCTTGCCGCGCTGCAGGCATCGCCCAACGGCGTGGTGCTGCTGGACGACCAGGGGCATATCGAGTGGTGCAACCAGATGGCGGAGAGTCATTTCGGTTTCGATGTGGAGCGCGACCTGATGCAGTCCATCGGCAACCTGGTGCGCGACCCGGATTTCAGCGCCTATTACGGCAGGCATGATTTCTCGCGCCCGCTCGTGCTGCAGGGCCGTGCGAGCACGCCCGCGCGGCCGGTGCGCATCTCGGTGCAGCTGCACCCCTATGGCGATGGGCGCAAGCTGCTGCTGTCGCAGGACATCACGGCGCTCGAGCAGGCCGAGGCGATGCGCCGTGACTTCGTCGCGAATGTCTCGCACGAGATCCGCACGCCGCTCACGGTGCTGATGGGCTTTGTCGAGACACTGCAGACGCTGCCGCTCACCGAGGACGAGCGGCTGCGCTATCTGGGCATGATGTCCCAGCAGGCCGCGCGCATGCAGAGCGTGGTGCAGGATCTGCTCACACTCTCACGGCTGGAAGGCAGCCCGCTGCCCGGCATGAACGAATGGATTCCCGTGGAAGCGCTGCTGCGTCGCAGCGAGGAGGAGGCGCGCGGACTGTCGGCGACGCTGTCGATGAACCAGAAGAAGGAACACGAGATCGTCTTCCCGGCGCCTGCGGCGATGAAGGCCGGCGGCATGCTGGCGGGCGTGAATGCAGAACTGCAGAGCGCGCTCTCCAACCTGGTCAACAACGCGGTGCGTTACACGCCTGCGGGGGGCTCGATCCGGGTGAACTGGGAGACGCTGGACAATGGCACGGCACGCTTCTCGGTGTCGGATACCGGCCCCGGCATCGCCCCCGAGCACCTGCCGCGCCTGACCGAGCGTTTCTATCGCGTGGACCGCAGCCGCTCGCGCGAGACGGGTGGCACGGGGCTGGGGCTTGCGATCGTCAAGCATGCGGTGCAGCGCCATGGCGCGACGCTGCACATCACGAGCGTGGTGGGCAAGGGCTCGACCTTCGCCGTGGTCTTTCCCGCATCGCGTGTGAAACCGTGCGCGTCGAAGGCGGCTGCTGCAGCAACTGCC encodes the following:
- the pstB gene encoding phosphate ABC transporter ATP-binding protein PstB; the encoded protein is MAPIKNSLSPSPSKITVRNLNFYYGKFHALKGINLDIPENKVTAFIGPSGCGKSTLLRTFNRMFELYPEQRAEGEIMLDGENLLTSKQDVALIRAKVGMVFQKPTPFPMSIYDNIAFGVKLFESLNATDMDERVEWALRKAALWTEVKDKLHQSGSGLSGGQQQRLCIARGIAIKPEVLLLDEPCSALDPISTAKVEELIAELKNDYTVVIVTHNMQQAARCSDYTAYMYLGDLVEFGDTEQMFFKPQRKETEDYITGRFG
- the phoU gene encoding phosphate signaling complex protein PhoU produces the protein MVDKHLSSQFDSELNSVSSRVMELGGIVESQIRQAIYALSHFSVEAADQVEELEKRVNSMEVEIDHELSSIIARRQPTARDLRLLIAFSKAIANLERMGDEATRMARMVKSIIESGAARSLPSSDLRVAADLASGLLRKALDAFARLDTKAALDILKEDDLIDKEFDGFVRKLITYMMEDPRTISASLDLLFLAKAIERIGDHSKNVAELIIYLVKGKDVRHTALDEIESTVA
- the phoB gene encoding phosphate regulon transcriptional regulator PhoB, translating into MKKLPRVLIVEDESAIAELVAVNLRHNGFQPIWAEDGDSAQRELDAVLPDVILLDWMLPGQSGLQLARKWRADPRTKPIPILMLTARGDEPDKVAGLDAGADDYITKPFSTQELLARIRAVLRRRAPEQVSDSVTIGELTLDAATYRVTHQGQGLKVGPTEFKLLHFLMKHSERVHSRAQLLDKVWGDHVFIEERTVDVHVKRLREALGSASVMIETVRGAGYRLTAQPPALMQA
- the phoR gene encoding phosphate regulon sensor histidine kinase PhoR, with the protein product MLWRFIFFIGFQSTGGLLGWLYAGLWGGVSGACIATWCWFIWDIWRGGRVLRWLRDGDPRTAPALRGMWGEAADRARRLVRHGQLQVKASDDRLHDILAALQASPNGVVLLDDQGHIEWCNQMAESHFGFDVERDLMQSIGNLVRDPDFSAYYGRHDFSRPLVLQGRASTPARPVRISVQLHPYGDGRKLLLSQDITALEQAEAMRRDFVANVSHEIRTPLTVLMGFVETLQTLPLTEDERLRYLGMMSQQAARMQSVVQDLLTLSRLEGSPLPGMNEWIPVEALLRRSEEEARGLSATLSMNQKKEHEIVFPAPAAMKAGGMLAGVNAELQSALSNLVNNAVRYTPAGGSIRVNWETLDNGTARFSVSDTGPGIAPEHLPRLTERFYRVDRSRSRETGGTGLGLAIVKHAVQRHGATLHITSVVGKGSTFAVVFPASRVKPCASKAAAAATAVAPVATPASPAPAHSESAAEHATTMR